One window of the Nitrospirota bacterium genome contains the following:
- a CDS encoding tetratricopeptide repeat protein, translated as MAIDKNTIIREAQKYVARNQFDKAIAEWKKLLKETPNDPNIYNTIGDLCLKKDSKASAVEAYHKAADLLAADGFTSKAIALYKKILNIDINQIEVHLALGDMNVEKGLTGNALENYKFVADHYTRNKETAKALTIYQKMADLNDSNVAFRVKLGDMYAKEGMKQEAARAYLAAADVHLSKNEFKDARHLFEKVLALDPNNKEVYHKAGIVYFKEEKFVEACKALKPAFESDPSNKELIEIYLEALDKAGKDVEAEQVLRKLLAENPDNADLREKLYNLYLAKKDFEKAIVEAATLADEKIESGNAGEAEEIYKTFVAGSPYFPPIRQKLAEFYISVNRPLDAAAELMQAAELFEAEGDLQSARAVLTQAITIAPDLSEVGERLKRLPTDITAAPPPEPAFTTAEEPVTAAPSPIVHELEPSPVIEMPPPPPTPASPIAEAPVLVEEDPAITEAFTECDVLIKYGLADKAVEQLEALCVNFPENPRIRIKLRDLYQEQGNIDKAVRHALLAAALYTKYGRDDQAAAELQKTFEMAPDHPAVLSALGRVPVAPEEVHPPEIIPDHIETPLAETEISPPAPEEIPAEAIILQEPAPARELTFEELEKAPVLPQPEEPMGKAPEEVLPSEIMPEHLEAPLTELEISPPPPEEISWETMPPQEPIQTGEIEFEGLDSEMPPLEEATPFETAPVSEPAERERQPVDEEPPFGEVPSFEEPTTEERLPAEEEFAGEKEQPVFEPAEKAVVHEQPAEIDIGELWAEAEFYFQQGLFDEAKKHYTQIIALTPGNPRAIDRLAEISREENETREFSKLTDAVEGLEGYLPPEATEGVLAASASDDEAVRSLMQEIQELKQQPAPPPLKGEKIVAPPPEISASADDRPLEPEQKAAEEDFFDLGAELQRESASAQQGKAAAEEFFDLASELRDELGDVPVPAQPAVPAEEQSLDDIFEEFKRGVEEQSVKEDADTHYNLGVAYKEMGLLDDAIGEFMMTSEDEPKLVQSRYMLGLCYMEKGEYQNAIDEMLNALDYATSLGFDADDSIKMHYDLGLAYQCAGNISSAADEFQKVVDQDPGYRDTTAKLKELQKGDYISLEQLRDDIEKEISSKFLEEGERIEREEKTKKNERVGK; from the coding sequence ATGGCAATCGACAAAAATACGATCATACGAGAGGCCCAGAAGTACGTTGCCAGGAACCAGTTTGACAAGGCGATTGCCGAATGGAAAAAGCTTCTCAAGGAAACGCCGAACGATCCAAATATTTACAATACCATCGGCGACCTGTGCCTTAAGAAGGACTCCAAGGCCAGCGCGGTAGAAGCATATCACAAGGCAGCCGATCTTCTGGCCGCTGACGGGTTCACCTCCAAGGCCATCGCCCTCTATAAAAAAATACTCAATATCGATATCAATCAGATCGAAGTGCACCTCGCTCTCGGCGACATGAACGTCGAGAAGGGTCTCACCGGCAATGCCCTCGAGAATTACAAGTTCGTCGCCGACCACTATACCCGCAATAAAGAAACAGCCAAGGCCCTCACCATCTACCAGAAAATGGCGGACCTGAACGACTCCAATGTCGCGTTCCGGGTCAAGCTCGGAGATATGTACGCGAAAGAGGGGATGAAACAGGAAGCTGCCAGGGCATACCTCGCTGCCGCTGACGTGCACCTGTCCAAGAATGAGTTTAAAGATGCCCGGCACCTGTTCGAGAAGGTCCTCGCGCTGGATCCGAACAACAAAGAGGTTTATCACAAGGCCGGCATCGTTTACTTCAAAGAAGAAAAATTCGTTGAAGCCTGCAAGGCTTTAAAACCCGCCTTTGAGAGCGATCCATCCAATAAGGAGCTTATCGAGATTTATCTCGAGGCCCTGGACAAGGCGGGCAAGGATGTCGAGGCTGAACAGGTCCTCCGAAAGCTCCTCGCCGAAAACCCGGACAATGCCGATCTTCGGGAAAAACTGTACAACCTGTATCTTGCGAAGAAAGACTTTGAAAAAGCCATTGTCGAGGCCGCGACGCTTGCCGACGAAAAGATCGAGAGCGGGAATGCCGGAGAAGCTGAGGAGATCTACAAGACCTTTGTGGCCGGCAGTCCGTACTTCCCCCCCATCCGGCAAAAACTTGCTGAGTTCTATATTTCCGTCAACAGGCCGCTGGATGCGGCGGCGGAACTCATGCAGGCCGCCGAGTTGTTCGAAGCGGAAGGAGACCTTCAGAGCGCCAGAGCCGTTCTTACCCAGGCGATCACGATCGCTCCTGACCTGTCCGAGGTTGGAGAGCGACTGAAACGGCTTCCGACTGACATCACGGCTGCACCTCCTCCGGAACCGGCGTTCACGACTGCAGAAGAACCGGTAACAGCCGCTCCCTCCCCTATTGTCCACGAACTCGAACCGTCTCCAGTCATTGAGATGCCGCCCCCGCCCCCCACCCCTGCCTCTCCGATCGCAGAAGCGCCTGTTTTGGTGGAAGAAGATCCAGCGATCACCGAAGCGTTCACTGAATGCGATGTGCTCATCAAATACGGTCTTGCCGACAAGGCGGTTGAACAGCTCGAGGCACTCTGCGTTAACTTCCCTGAAAATCCGCGGATACGTATCAAGCTCCGAGACCTCTACCAGGAGCAGGGGAACATTGATAAAGCCGTGCGGCATGCTCTCCTTGCCGCAGCGCTCTATACAAAATACGGCAGGGACGATCAGGCAGCAGCAGAGCTGCAGAAGACTTTCGAGATGGCGCCCGATCATCCGGCGGTCCTCTCCGCGCTCGGAAGGGTTCCCGTTGCACCGGAAGAAGTCCATCCGCCGGAGATCATACCGGACCATATCGAAACGCCTCTTGCTGAGACCGAAATATCTCCTCCCGCTCCTGAAGAAATCCCCGCGGAGGCCATTATTCTCCAGGAACCGGCCCCGGCACGTGAACTCACGTTTGAGGAACTCGAAAAAGCCCCCGTTTTACCGCAGCCGGAAGAGCCCATGGGCAAGGCGCCCGAAGAGGTCCTTCCGTCGGAGATCATGCCGGAGCATCTTGAAGCTCCTCTCACTGAACTCGAGATATCTCCGCCTCCACCTGAAGAAATCTCTTGGGAGACCATGCCTCCCCAGGAACCGATCCAGACTGGTGAAATCGAGTTTGAGGGGCTTGATTCCGAAATGCCTCCTCTGGAAGAGGCAACTCCCTTTGAAACTGCCCCGGTCAGCGAACCGGCTGAACGTGAACGGCAGCCTGTCGATGAAGAGCCTCCTTTTGGTGAAGTACCTTCTTTTGAAGAACCGACAACAGAGGAACGTCTGCCCGCTGAAGAAGAGTTTGCAGGCGAGAAGGAACAGCCTGTATTTGAACCTGCGGAAAAAGCGGTCGTTCACGAACAACCCGCTGAGATTGATATCGGCGAGCTATGGGCAGAGGCCGAATTCTACTTTCAGCAGGGCTTGTTCGACGAGGCAAAGAAGCACTACACGCAGATCATCGCCTTGACCCCGGGCAACCCGCGGGCGATCGACCGGCTTGCCGAAATCTCTCGTGAAGAGAATGAAACGCGGGAATTTTCCAAGCTCACCGATGCGGTAGAAGGGCTGGAAGGCTATCTCCCGCCGGAGGCAACCGAGGGAGTGCTTGCAGCAAGCGCCTCTGATGATGAGGCTGTCCGTTCTCTGATGCAGGAGATCCAGGAGCTCAAGCAGCAGCCGGCGCCCCCGCCGTTGAAAGGGGAAAAAATCGTTGCCCCGCCTCCGGAGATTTCGGCCAGCGCAGACGACAGACCTCTCGAGCCTGAACAAAAGGCCGCTGAGGAAGACTTCTTTGATCTGGGCGCGGAGCTCCAGCGGGAATCAGCCTCCGCTCAGCAAGGGAAAGCGGCCGCCGAGGAGTTCTTTGATCTTGCCTCGGAACTCAGGGACGAACTGGGCGACGTTCCGGTCCCCGCGCAACCTGCCGTACCCGCAGAGGAACAAAGCCTCGACGATATCTTTGAAGAATTCAAGCGGGGAGTTGAGGAGCAATCGGTAAAAGAGGACGCGGATACTCATTATAATCTCGGTGTGGCCTATAAAGAAATGGGCCTCCTTGATGATGCCATCGGGGAGTTCATGATGACGTCTGAGGATGAGCCCAAACTCGTCCAGAGCCGGTATATGCTCGGTCTGTGTTATATGGAAAAGGGAGAGTATCAGAACGCCATTGACGAGATGCTGAACGCTTTGGATTACGCGACGTCACTGGGGTTCGATGCCGATGACAGTATCAAGATGCACTACGATCTCGGTCTTGCCTATCAGTGCGCAGGGAATATCAGCAGCGCCGCAGATGAGTTCCAAAAGGTCGTCGATCAGGATCCGGGGTACCGTGATACTACCGCGAAACTGAAAGAGCTCCAAAAGGGAGACTATATATCGCTCGAACAGCTCAGGGATGATATCGAGAAGGAAATATCCTCAAAATTCCTCGAAGAAGGTGAGCGGATCGAACGTGAAGAAAAGACAAAGAAAAATGAGCGCGTAGGAAAATAG
- a CDS encoding P-II family nitrogen regulator, whose amino-acid sequence MKKIEAVIKPFKLDEVKDALNAIGVQGITVTEVKGFGRQKGHTELYRGAEYVVDFLPKVKIEIIAADGLVPKIIETIETSAKTGRIGDGKIFVTPVEEIIRIRTGERGEQAI is encoded by the coding sequence ATGAAAAAAATTGAGGCCGTAATCAAACCGTTCAAACTTGACGAGGTCAAAGATGCGCTCAATGCGATCGGTGTTCAGGGCATCACCGTGACCGAGGTCAAGGGATTCGGCAGGCAAAAAGGCCATACTGAACTCTATCGCGGAGCAGAGTACGTCGTCGACTTCCTGCCCAAGGTGAAGATCGAGATCATCGCTGCCGATGGTCTTGTTCCAAAGATCATCGAGACCATAGAAACCTCGGCAAAGACAGGCCGGATCGGCGACGGCAAGATCTTTGTCACACCCGTGGAGGAAATTATCCGCATCCGCACCGGTGAGCGCGGGGAACAGGCCATATAA
- the glnA gene encoding type I glutamate--ammonia ligase, whose product MKPKDVVMMAKENKAMMVDFKFMDFPGLWQHFSVPVDELTEGIFDEGLGFDGSSIRGWQSIHTSDMLVVPDPETAVMDPFTKYATLSLICNIVDPITKERYSRDPRYIAQKAEAYLKSTGIGDTCFMGPEPEFFIFDDVRFDQNSHEGYYHIDSVEGIWNSGRVESPNLGYKPRHKEGYFPVPPIDSQEDIRSEMVAEMQKVGIYVERQHHEVATAGQAEIDIRFSNLVKCADQVMMFKYIIKNVAKRNGKTVTFMPKPLFGDNGSGMHTHQSIWKGGKPLFHGDKYAGMSQMALHYIGGILKHAKVIAAFTNPTMNSYKRLTPGFEAPVNLAYSSRNRSASVRIPMYSANPKTKRIEVRFPDPSCNPYMAFAAMLMAGLDGIENKIDPGQPLDKDIYDMAPEELASVPSMPGSLEEALDNLEADHDFLLKGDVFTKDAIEMHIHYKRTKEVDALRLRPHPYEFFLYYDI is encoded by the coding sequence ATGAAACCCAAAGATGTAGTGATGATGGCAAAAGAGAACAAAGCAATGATGGTCGACTTCAAATTCATGGACTTCCCGGGGTTGTGGCAGCACTTTTCCGTGCCCGTGGACGAACTGACCGAGGGCATCTTCGACGAAGGCCTCGGGTTCGACGGGTCAAGCATCCGCGGCTGGCAGTCCATTCATACGAGCGATATGCTGGTCGTTCCTGATCCGGAGACCGCGGTGATGGATCCCTTCACCAAATATGCGACGCTCTCCCTTATCTGCAACATCGTTGACCCGATCACCAAAGAGCGCTACTCCCGCGACCCGCGCTACATCGCGCAGAAAGCGGAAGCCTACCTCAAGTCCACGGGCATCGGCGACACCTGCTTCATGGGTCCTGAGCCGGAATTCTTTATTTTCGACGATGTCCGCTTTGACCAGAACTCCCACGAAGGCTATTACCACATCGACAGCGTGGAAGGCATCTGGAACAGCGGCCGCGTGGAAAGCCCGAACCTCGGCTACAAACCGCGCCACAAGGAAGGCTACTTCCCGGTGCCGCCGATCGACAGCCAGGAGGACATCCGCTCCGAAATGGTGGCGGAGATGCAGAAGGTCGGCATCTATGTCGAGCGTCAGCACCATGAAGTGGCGACCGCGGGACAGGCCGAAATCGACATCCGGTTCAGCAACCTTGTCAAGTGCGCCGACCAGGTGATGATGTTCAAGTACATCATCAAGAACGTGGCCAAGCGGAACGGCAAGACCGTGACCTTCATGCCGAAGCCGCTGTTCGGCGATAATGGATCGGGCATGCACACGCACCAATCCATCTGGAAAGGCGGCAAGCCCCTGTTCCATGGCGACAAATATGCCGGCATGTCCCAGATGGCGCTCCACTACATCGGCGGCATCCTGAAGCACGCCAAGGTGATCGCGGCATTCACCAATCCGACAATGAATTCCTACAAGCGTCTGACGCCGGGCTTCGAGGCGCCGGTGAACCTGGCCTACTCGAGCCGGAATCGCTCGGCCTCGGTCCGCATCCCGATGTACAGTGCGAATCCCAAGACAAAGAGGATTGAGGTCCGCTTCCCCGACCCGTCCTGCAACCCCTACATGGCCTTCGCCGCCATGTTGATGGCGGGCCTCGACGGTATTGAGAACAAGATCGATCCGGGCCAGCCGCTGGACAAGGACATCTACGATATGGCGCCCGAAGAACTGGCAAGTGTGCCGTCCATGCCCGGATCGCTCGAAGAGGCGCTGGACAACCTCGAGGCAGACCACGACTTCCTGCTGAAAGGTGACGTGTTCACCAAGGACGCCATCGAGATGCATATCCACTACAAGAGGACCAAGGAAGTGGACGCCCTCCGCCTGCGGCCCCATCCGTATGAGTTCTTCCTGTACTACGACATTTAA
- a CDS encoding Eco57I restriction-modification methylase domain-containing protein, with protein sequence MQEAGDHAILEAVGVEQDEAYAKIASKLFRDKDFKVLVQDFFAFARAAENHSRFNLLCTNPPYVRHHHIESSLKQELQILVRDSLGLKISGLSGLYMYFVLLADALLAPGGVASWLIPSEFLYVNYGQPLRDYLSKQVTLLSIHQFDPATVQFDDALVSSCVVTYKKTRPTEKASFTFTFGGSIVHPSETRTVDLFNRDSAQKWSLLHFDQEEVLHGERDVLADFFDIRRGVATGANEFFIIGTEVIKEYSIPRKFLKPILPSPRYLTRDAIEANPDGTPKIENLKYLLDCNLPPDVVKERHPGLWQYFQTGKKQGLHERYLCASKEVWYFQEKRAPSLYMATYMGRSNGNGQAPIRFYLNYSQAIATNVFLHLYPKLALMNLLNDQPERMKELLDLMNAIPLQEFMRVGRAYGGGLHKVEPGELKNLAFSQLPQWIKGVVEKQMVLI encoded by the coding sequence ATGCAGGAGGCCGGGGACCATGCTATTCTGGAAGCCGTGGGCGTGGAGCAGGATGAGGCATATGCAAAAATAGCGTCGAAGCTTTTCAGAGACAAAGATTTCAAAGTCCTCGTTCAGGACTTCTTCGCATTCGCGCGCGCGGCTGAGAACCACTCCCGCTTCAATCTGCTCTGCACAAACCCGCCCTATGTCAGGCATCATCACATCGAATCATCACTGAAACAGGAGTTGCAAATTCTTGTGCGCGATAGCCTCGGCTTGAAGATCAGCGGCCTCTCGGGGTTATACATGTATTTCGTATTGCTGGCTGATGCTCTTCTCGCGCCTGGCGGCGTTGCGTCCTGGCTCATTCCTTCCGAATTCCTCTATGTAAATTATGGCCAGCCGCTACGGGACTACCTGAGCAAGCAGGTAACTCTTTTAAGCATCCATCAATTCGATCCAGCTACAGTCCAGTTCGACGACGCGCTCGTCTCGTCCTGCGTCGTTACGTATAAGAAGACTCGTCCGACTGAAAAAGCATCGTTTACCTTCACCTTCGGCGGCAGCATTGTCCACCCCTCAGAAACGAGGACTGTAGATCTTTTCAACCGGGACAGTGCGCAAAAGTGGAGTTTGCTTCATTTTGATCAGGAAGAGGTATTGCATGGGGAAAGGGATGTTCTGGCCGATTTCTTCGACATACGGCGAGGCGTAGCAACTGGTGCGAATGAATTTTTCATCATCGGCACTGAAGTCATAAAGGAATATTCGATACCGCGCAAATTTCTGAAACCGATTCTTCCCAGTCCGCGTTATTTGACTCGGGACGCAATCGAAGCGAATCCCGACGGCACGCCGAAGATTGAAAACTTGAAATACCTCCTTGACTGCAATCTTCCGCCTGATGTCGTAAAAGAGCGGCATCCCGGTCTCTGGCAGTACTTTCAAACAGGCAAGAAACAAGGGTTGCATGAGCGGTATCTCTGCGCAAGCAAAGAGGTCTGGTATTTCCAGGAAAAACGTGCCCCGTCACTCTATATGGCAACGTACATGGGCCGATCAAACGGCAACGGGCAGGCTCCAATCCGATTTTACCTGAATTACTCCCAGGCAATCGCCACGAATGTTTTCTTACATCTCTATCCGAAGCTGGCGCTGATGAACCTGCTCAATGATCAGCCGGAACGAATGAAAGAACTTCTCGATTTGATGAACGCTATACCGTTGCAGGAATTCATGCGCGTCGGCCGTGCGTATGGCGGGGGGCTGCATAAGGTTGAGCCGGGGGAGCTGAAGAATCTGGCGTTTAGCCAGTTGCCGCAGTGGATAAAGGGCGTTGTTGAGAAACAGATGGTGCTGATATGA
- a CDS encoding polysaccharide deacetylase family protein, whose product MVQLRFHAKFLMLVLGSLLILLCVCFTCVADSLIIEHGRRDSREIAITFDACPTTLHDEYDEKVIEVLLGKQVPATLFLSGRWVEKNPEKAKYLAAQSQFELASHGYYHPHLLEKDDARILRELKRTQAIINKTTGRSPRYFRPPYGEVDGRIATIAKTAGLTTIQYDIASGDPDAGLSPQRIVRGILRDAKGGSIIVFHMNRKGVHTAEVLPDIIDGLRKQGFTLVTVGELLKK is encoded by the coding sequence ATGGTTCAGTTGCGGTTTCACGCAAAATTTCTGATGCTCGTCCTCGGAAGCCTTCTCATCCTTTTATGTGTCTGCTTCACCTGCGTCGCTGACAGCCTCATTATCGAGCACGGCCGCAGGGACTCCCGTGAGATTGCCATTACCTTCGATGCCTGCCCCACGACCTTGCATGATGAGTATGACGAAAAGGTCATCGAGGTCCTTCTTGGGAAACAGGTTCCTGCTACACTCTTTCTGAGCGGACGGTGGGTGGAGAAGAACCCGGAAAAGGCAAAGTACCTCGCGGCCCAGTCGCAGTTCGAGCTCGCATCCCACGGTTACTATCATCCCCATTTGCTTGAAAAGGACGATGCGCGGATATTGCGGGAACTGAAGCGGACGCAGGCGATCATCAATAAGACGACCGGCAGGTCACCGCGCTATTTTCGGCCGCCGTACGGCGAGGTTGATGGGCGGATCGCCACTATCGCAAAGACAGCCGGACTCACGACCATCCAGTATGATATCGCATCTGGAGACCCGGATGCGGGTCTCTCGCCGCAGAGAATCGTCCGCGGCATCCTGCGTGACGCCAAAGGCGGGAGCATCATCGTGTTCCATATGAACCGGAAAGGAGTTCACACCGCGGAGGTCCTGCCGGACATTATTGATGGATTACGAAAGCAGGGATTTACGCTCGTGACCGTGGGAGAACTGCTGAAAAAGTGA
- the dusB gene encoding tRNA dihydrouridine synthase DusB, translating to MQIREMLKINPLVLAPMAGISDFPFRRICKELGAGLVFSEMVSVEALIREHKRTHGMLRTDPAERPVVFQIFGSKPASMAEAAHIVSQGEVDFIDINMGCPVPKILKSGAGAALLRDLGLAKEIMAAVVGASKVPVLVKMRLGWDAKNIVAVDVAQAAESAGVAAVTVHARTKAQGFSGHADWDMIKVVKKSVGIPVIGNGDVRSGQDAKRMMDETGCDGVMIARAIQGYPWIFREARQYLETGLAPACPSLEERHATMLRHLNDMVKLLGENVGVREMRKHLCWYTKGLHGAAEFRTTINHLATVQEVRREIGEYFECLQQGVTAVHQASCS from the coding sequence ATGCAGATACGAGAGATGCTCAAGATCAACCCCCTTGTGCTCGCGCCCATGGCCGGCATTTCGGACTTTCCGTTCCGCAGGATCTGCAAGGAGCTCGGCGCGGGACTCGTTTTCTCAGAGATGGTGAGCGTCGAAGCGCTGATCCGGGAGCACAAGCGCACCCACGGCATGCTCCGCACCGATCCGGCCGAGCGCCCTGTCGTGTTCCAGATCTTCGGATCCAAACCCGCGTCCATGGCTGAGGCAGCGCACATCGTATCGCAGGGGGAGGTCGATTTTATCGACATCAACATGGGTTGCCCGGTGCCGAAGATCCTGAAGTCCGGCGCCGGCGCAGCGCTTTTGCGCGATCTCGGACTTGCCAAAGAGATCATGGCGGCCGTCGTGGGAGCGTCAAAAGTTCCGGTCCTGGTCAAGATGCGGCTCGGCTGGGATGCAAAGAACATCGTGGCAGTGGACGTGGCGCAGGCCGCCGAATCAGCGGGCGTCGCCGCCGTGACCGTGCATGCGAGGACCAAAGCGCAGGGCTTCTCGGGCCATGCTGACTGGGACATGATCAAAGTCGTAAAGAAGTCCGTCGGCATACCGGTCATCGGGAACGGCGATGTGCGCTCCGGGCAGGACGCGAAGAGGATGATGGACGAGACAGGATGCGATGGGGTCATGATCGCACGGGCGATCCAGGGATATCCGTGGATCTTCCGCGAAGCACGGCAGTATCTCGAAACCGGCCTCGCGCCTGCCTGCCCTTCCCTTGAAGAGCGTCACGCGACCATGCTCCGCCATCTGAACGATATGGTCAAACTGCTCGGCGAAAATGTCGGCGTGCGCGAAATGCGCAAACATCTCTGCTGGTACACGAAAGGCCTGCATGGCGCCGCGGAGTTCAGAACAACGATCAATCATCTGGCGACCGTTCAGGAGGTAAGGCGGGAGATCGGGGAATACTTCGAATGCCTGCAGCAGGGCGTCACGGCAGTTCACCAGGCATCTTGTTCGTAA
- a CDS encoding YajD family HNH nuclease: MSVKDSRPENDEQERIIAEVRHNRELREKTYRDQALKLYPSICARCGREFAGKKLRELTVHHKDHDHDNNPPDGSNWELLCLYCHDIEHQEYLDEESFGETKPGGNKEASATHKPFAALEALLKNKKK, encoded by the coding sequence ATGTCAGTGAAGGACTCACGACCAGAGAACGACGAACAGGAGCGGATCATCGCCGAAGTGCGGCACAATCGTGAACTCCGGGAGAAGACCTATCGGGACCAGGCGCTCAAGCTGTACCCTTCGATCTGCGCGCGGTGCGGACGTGAATTCGCGGGGAAAAAACTCCGCGAACTCACGGTCCATCATAAGGACCATGATCACGACAACAATCCGCCTGACGGCAGCAACTGGGAGCTGCTCTGTCTTTACTGCCACGATATTGAGCACCAGGAGTATCTGGATGAAGAATCGTTCGGCGAGACGAAGCCGGGCGGCAATAAAGAGGCGTCCGCCACGCACAAACCCTTCGCTGCCCTCGAAGCGTTACTGAAGAACAAGAAGAAGTAA
- a CDS encoding ATP-binding cassette domain-containing protein → MALVSLQDVKVSFGGPLLLEGVDLSIDCGERVCLVGRNGTGKSTVMKLITGEIQPDGGKIVFQQGVKITLLTQEVPQALFGSVFDVVSSAFGEQGKLLAAYHHVSARLAHDHSEKLMAELEDVQHKFESAGGWQMQQRVDEILTRLKLPEDAEFSELSGGLKRRVLLARALAGAPDLLLLDEPTNHLDIDAIAWLEEFLLTFGGTLLFVTHDRMLLQKLATRIVDLDRGRLTSWPGNYQAYLELKQAALDSEVVENAKFDKKLAAEEVWIRQGVKARRTRNEGRVRALKELRRTRSERREVIGAARMQMQDAERTGKLVIEATGVTHSYNGTVVIRDLSTTIIRGDKIGIIGPNGSGKTTLLKILLGELTPRAGRVKHGTNIEVAYLDQHREQLDDEKTVQDNVANGSDHVTINGNRRHVIGYLQDFLFAPARARSPVKVLSGGERNRLLLAKLFTRPSNVLVLDEPTNDLDIETLDLLEELLMDYPGTVLLVSHDRAFINDVVTSTLVFEGDGRVNEYVGGYDDWLRQRQWKREVPAAPVRTGEKNVVPDIKKAKPRKLSFKEQKELETLPQRIEKLDAEQQQIITTMAAPAFYRGSGNKVADTKARLEAVEKELAEVYKRWNELEALKG, encoded by the coding sequence ATGGCATTGGTAAGTTTACAGGACGTCAAGGTCAGTTTCGGCGGTCCATTGCTGCTCGAAGGCGTCGATCTCTCGATCGACTGCGGGGAGCGGGTCTGTCTGGTCGGACGGAACGGTACGGGCAAGTCCACGGTCATGAAGCTTATTACGGGCGAGATCCAACCCGACGGCGGCAAGATCGTTTTTCAGCAAGGGGTGAAGATCACGCTCTTGACGCAGGAGGTTCCGCAGGCGCTCTTCGGCAGCGTGTTCGATGTTGTCTCGAGCGCGTTCGGCGAGCAGGGGAAGCTGCTTGCGGCATATCATCATGTGAGCGCCAGACTGGCCCACGACCACAGCGAGAAGCTGATGGCGGAGCTCGAGGATGTGCAGCACAAGTTCGAGTCAGCCGGCGGCTGGCAGATGCAGCAGCGCGTTGATGAGATCCTGACCCGGCTCAAGCTGCCCGAAGACGCTGAGTTCTCGGAACTCTCGGGCGGGCTCAAACGGCGTGTTCTGCTGGCCAGGGCGCTGGCAGGCGCGCCGGACCTGCTGCTGCTGGACGAGCCCACGAACCACCTGGACATCGATGCCATTGCCTGGCTCGAAGAATTTCTGCTGACCTTCGGCGGGACCCTGCTTTTCGTGACCCACGACCGCATGCTGCTCCAGAAGCTTGCAACGCGCATCGTTGATCTTGACCGCGGCAGGCTCACGAGCTGGCCAGGCAATTACCAGGCCTATCTTGAACTGAAACAGGCAGCGCTCGATTCCGAGGTTGTGGAGAACGCGAAGTTCGATAAAAAGCTTGCGGCTGAAGAGGTATGGATCCGCCAGGGCGTCAAGGCGCGCAGGACAAGGAACGAAGGCCGCGTGCGTGCGCTCAAGGAGCTGCGCAGGACCAGGAGCGAGCGGCGTGAGGTGATCGGCGCGGCGCGCATGCAGATGCAGGATGCGGAGCGCACGGGCAAGCTGGTGATCGAGGCGACAGGGGTCACCCACAGCTACAACGGCACTGTTGTCATCCGCGACCTGTCCACGACCATCATCCGTGGGGACAAGATCGGCATTATCGGGCCGAACGGCTCGGGCAAAACCACGCTGCTCAAGATCCTGCTGGGGGAACTGACCCCCCGCGCAGGCAGGGTGAAACACGGCACGAATATTGAAGTGGCATACCTCGACCAGCACCGCGAACAACTCGATGATGAGAAGACCGTTCAGGACAACGTCGCGAACGGCAGCGACCACGTGACCATCAACGGCAACCGGCGGCATGTCATCGGCTATTTGCAGGATTTTCTGTTCGCGCCCGCCCGCGCGCGCAGCCCGGTGAAGGTACTGTCCGGCGGCGAGCGCAACCGTCTCCTGCTCGCGAAGCTCTTTACCCGGCCCTCGAACGTCCTGGTGCTCGATGAGCCCACGAACGATCTCGACATTGAGACCCTCGACCTGCTTGAAGAGCTGCTCATGGACTATCCCGGCACGGTGCTGCTCGTGAGCCACGACCGCGCGTTCATCAACGATGTTGTCACCAGCACACTCGTGTTCGAGGGCGACGGCAGGGTGAATGAATACGTCGGCGGATATGACGACTGGCTCCGTCAGAGGCAGTGGAAACGTGAAGTGCCCGCGGCACCGGTCAGGACAGGGGAAAAAAATGTTGTGCCCGATATTAAAAAAGCGAAGCCGCGCAAGCTGAGCTTTAAAGAACAAAAAGAGCTTGAGACATTACCGCAGCGTATTGAAAAGCTCGATGCCGAACAGCAGCAGATCATCACGACCATGGCTGCCCCGGCCTTTTATCGCGGGAGCGGCAACAAGGTGGCTGACACAAAGGCACGGCTTGAAGCGGTTGAAAAAGAACTGGCTGAAGTATACAAGCGCTGGAATGAGCTGGAGGCGCTGAAGGGGTAG